A region from the Branchiostoma lanceolatum isolate klBraLanc5 chromosome 2, klBraLanc5.hap2, whole genome shotgun sequence genome encodes:
- the LOC136428739 gene encoding kinesin-II 95 kDa subunit-like isoform X1, with protein sequence MSKKNAESVKVVVRCRPLNQKEIKDGHQRCVDMDVPRGVIQITNPNSRNTEPPKTFTFDAVYDWNSKQIELYDETFRPLVQCVLDGFNGTIFAYGQTGTGKTWTMEGVRTDPELRGVIPNSFEHIFTQISRSQNQQYLVRASYLEIYQEEIRDLLAKDQSKRLELKERPDTGVYVKDLSSFVTKSSKEIEHVMNVGNQNRSIGATNMNEHSSRSHAIFIITVECSEVREDGENHIRVGKLNLVDLAGSERQAKTGATGERLKEATKINLSLSALGNVINALVDGKSTHIPYRDSKLTRLLQDSLGGNAKTVMVANIGPATYNYDETMSTLRYANRAKSIKNKPKINEDPKDALLREFQEEIARLKAQLAKKGPGAKKEKGGKKGGKRRSRQKSEFGSDDEIEDETEEDISEEDTDKYIQMSLESSINLKEQREKLEKDKGAILQDKNMLADEKDKLLQEMEKRDKELKRQQEARNSLGSKIKAMESKLLCGGKNIVDHTNEQQRALEMRRQEIAEQKRKEREMQQKIEEQEETTIEMKGTYTSLQQEVDIKTKKLKKLFAKLQAVKSEIQDLQEAHINDRQELEQTQMELTRELKLKVLIIENFIPPEEKKKIMERSYFEEEEDTWKLKPCSKADTSSMAHRPVSAIGGRRPETEYARMAAVMNGNPRFKGENILFVELDMPTRTTRDYEGPVVAPTVQAALDKALEEEDNLEVDASTDLFAPGKRRDKIKGSKSSRPKTGKRTSAGGRGTESQQFPEARGLVRK encoded by the exons ATGTCGAAGAAAAACGCAGAGAGTGTGAAGGTTGTGGTGAGGTGCCGTCCTCTGAACCAGAAGGAGATAAAGGACGGTCACCAGCGGTGCGTGGACATGGACGTACCCCGCGGGGTGATCCAGATCACCAACCCGAACTCCCGCAACACCGAGCCGCCCAAAACATTCACCTTCGACGCCGTGTACGACTGGAACTCCAAACAGATCGAGCTTTACGACGAGACTTTCCGACCCCTTGTGCAGTGTGTCCTGGACGGTTTCAATGGAACCATCTTCGCCTATGGACAGACGGGCACGGGTAAAACGTGGACTATGGAGGGAGTCCGTACAGATCCGGAATTAAGAGGGGTGATCCCAAATTCGTTTGAACATATCTTTACCCAGATATCCCGCTCCCAGAACCAGCAGTACCTTGTACGTGCTTCCTACTTAGAAATCTACCAAGAGGAGATCAGAGATCTACTGGCCAAGGACCAGAGCAAGAGACTTGAGTTGAAGGAGAGGCCAGACACTGGGGTGTACGTAAAGGACTTGTCCTCGTTTGTAACCAAGAGCTCCAAAGAGATCGAACATGTCATGAATGTGGGAAACCAGAATAGGTCTATAGGAGCCACCAACATGAACGAGCACAGTTCACGGTCGCACGCCATCTTCATCATCACTGTAGAGTGCAGTGAAGTGCGGGAGGATGGGGAGAACCACATCCGCGTGGGGAAGCTCAATCTCGTGGATTTGGCGGGCAGCGAACGACAGGCCAAGACGGGTGCTACAGGAGAGCGTCTGAAGGAAGCGACCAAAATCAACCTATCTCTATCTGCACTCGGTAACGTCATCAACGCCTTGGTAGATGGGAAGTCTACGCACATTCCGTACCGTGACTCAAAATTGACACGCCTCCTGCAAGATTCCCTAGGTGGGAATGCGAAAACTGTCATGGTGGCAAACATTGGACCTGCAACGTACAACTATGACGAGACCATGAGTACACTGCGGTATGCAAATCGGGCCAAGAGCATCAAGAACAAGCCCAAGATTAACGAGGATCCGAAGGATGCTCTCTTACGAGAGTTCCAAGAAGAAATCGCAAGGCTGAAAGCACAACTGGCCAAGAAAGGACCGGGAGCAAAGAAAGAGAAGGGCGGTAAGAAAGGGGGGAAGAGGAGAAGTCGGCAGAAGAGTGAGTTTGGCTCAGATGACGAGATAGAAGATGAAACAGAAGAAGACATCTCTGAGGAAGATACAGACAAGTACATACAG ATGTCTCTCGAGTCCAGCATAAATCTTAAG GAACAACGTGAGAAGCTGGAGAAAGACAAGGGTGCGATCCTGCAGGACAAGAACATGCTGGCTGACGAGAAGGACAAACTGCTGCAGGAGATGGAGAAGAGAGACAAGGAGCTGAAACGGCAGCAGGAGGCCAG AAACTCGTTGGGGAGCAAGATCAAGGCCATGGAGAGCAAGCTGCTGTGTGGCGGGAAGAACATCGTGGACCACACCAACGAGCAGCAGCGCGCCCTGGAGATGCGGCGGCAGGAGATCGCGGAGCAGAAGCGGAAGGAGCGGGAGATGCAGCAGAAGATCGAGGAGCAGGAGGAGACCACCATCGAGATGAAGGGGACCTACACCTCCTTACAGCAGGAGGTCGACATCAAGACTAAGAAACTTAAAAAG CTGTTTGCCAAGCTGCAGGCAGTGAAGTCTGAGATCCAGGACCTGCAGGAGGCTCATATCAATGACAGGCAAGAACTGGAGCAGACTCAGATGGAGCTAACCAGGGAACTCAAACTCAA GGTCCTGATCATAGAGAACTTCATCCCTCctgaggagaagaagaagattatGGAACGATCCTACTTTGAGGAAGAAGAGGACACGTGGAAGTTGAAGCCCTGTTCAAAGGCTGA TACCTCCAGCATGGCCCACAGACCTGTGTCTGCGATTGGTGGACGCAGACCTGAGACAGAGTACGCCAGGATGGCAGCTGTGATGAATGGAAACCCTCGCTTCAAG GGAGAGAATATCCTGTTTGTGGAGCTGGACATGCCGACCCGCACCACGCGGGACTACGAGGGTCCGGTGGTGGCGCCCACGGTCCAGGCCGCACTAGACAAGGCCCTGGAGGAGGAGGATAATCTGGAGGTGGACGCCAGCACCGACCTCTTCGCTCCTGGGAAGAGGAGGGACAAGATAAAGGGCAGCAAGTCTTCACG GCCCAAAACTGGTAAGAGAACATCTGCTGGCGGGAGAGGAACTGAATCACAGCAGTTTCCAGAGGCTCGTGGGCTTGTCAGAAAGTGA
- the LOC136428739 gene encoding kinesin-II 95 kDa subunit-like isoform X2 — translation MSKKNAESVKVVVRCRPLNQKEIKDGHQRCVDMDVPRGVIQITNPNSRNTEPPKTFTFDAVYDWNSKQIELYDETFRPLVQCVLDGFNGTIFAYGQTGTGKTWTMEGVRTDPELRGVIPNSFEHIFTQISRSQNQQYLVRASYLEIYQEEIRDLLAKDQSKRLELKERPDTGVYVKDLSSFVTKSSKEIEHVMNVGNQNRSIGATNMNEHSSRSHAIFIITVECSEVREDGENHIRVGKLNLVDLAGSERQAKTGATGERLKEATKINLSLSALGNVINALVDGKSTHIPYRDSKLTRLLQDSLGGNAKTVMVANIGPATYNYDETMSTLRYANRAKSIKNKPKINEDPKDALLREFQEEIARLKAQLAKKGPGAKKEKGGKKGGKRRSRQKSEFGSDDEIEDETEEDISEEDTDKYIQEQREKLEKDKGAILQDKNMLADEKDKLLQEMEKRDKELKRQQEARNSLGSKIKAMESKLLCGGKNIVDHTNEQQRALEMRRQEIAEQKRKEREMQQKIEEQEETTIEMKGTYTSLQQEVDIKTKKLKKLFAKLQAVKSEIQDLQEAHINDRQELEQTQMELTRELKLKVLIIENFIPPEEKKKIMERSYFEEEEDTWKLKPCSKADTSSMAHRPVSAIGGRRPETEYARMAAVMNGNPRFKGENILFVELDMPTRTTRDYEGPVVAPTVQAALDKALEEEDNLEVDASTDLFAPGKRRDKIKGSKSSRPKTGKRTSAGGRGTESQQFPEARGLVRK, via the exons ATGTCGAAGAAAAACGCAGAGAGTGTGAAGGTTGTGGTGAGGTGCCGTCCTCTGAACCAGAAGGAGATAAAGGACGGTCACCAGCGGTGCGTGGACATGGACGTACCCCGCGGGGTGATCCAGATCACCAACCCGAACTCCCGCAACACCGAGCCGCCCAAAACATTCACCTTCGACGCCGTGTACGACTGGAACTCCAAACAGATCGAGCTTTACGACGAGACTTTCCGACCCCTTGTGCAGTGTGTCCTGGACGGTTTCAATGGAACCATCTTCGCCTATGGACAGACGGGCACGGGTAAAACGTGGACTATGGAGGGAGTCCGTACAGATCCGGAATTAAGAGGGGTGATCCCAAATTCGTTTGAACATATCTTTACCCAGATATCCCGCTCCCAGAACCAGCAGTACCTTGTACGTGCTTCCTACTTAGAAATCTACCAAGAGGAGATCAGAGATCTACTGGCCAAGGACCAGAGCAAGAGACTTGAGTTGAAGGAGAGGCCAGACACTGGGGTGTACGTAAAGGACTTGTCCTCGTTTGTAACCAAGAGCTCCAAAGAGATCGAACATGTCATGAATGTGGGAAACCAGAATAGGTCTATAGGAGCCACCAACATGAACGAGCACAGTTCACGGTCGCACGCCATCTTCATCATCACTGTAGAGTGCAGTGAAGTGCGGGAGGATGGGGAGAACCACATCCGCGTGGGGAAGCTCAATCTCGTGGATTTGGCGGGCAGCGAACGACAGGCCAAGACGGGTGCTACAGGAGAGCGTCTGAAGGAAGCGACCAAAATCAACCTATCTCTATCTGCACTCGGTAACGTCATCAACGCCTTGGTAGATGGGAAGTCTACGCACATTCCGTACCGTGACTCAAAATTGACACGCCTCCTGCAAGATTCCCTAGGTGGGAATGCGAAAACTGTCATGGTGGCAAACATTGGACCTGCAACGTACAACTATGACGAGACCATGAGTACACTGCGGTATGCAAATCGGGCCAAGAGCATCAAGAACAAGCCCAAGATTAACGAGGATCCGAAGGATGCTCTCTTACGAGAGTTCCAAGAAGAAATCGCAAGGCTGAAAGCACAACTGGCCAAGAAAGGACCGGGAGCAAAGAAAGAGAAGGGCGGTAAGAAAGGGGGGAAGAGGAGAAGTCGGCAGAAGAGTGAGTTTGGCTCAGATGACGAGATAGAAGATGAAACAGAAGAAGACATCTCTGAGGAAGATACAGACAAGTACATACAG GAACAACGTGAGAAGCTGGAGAAAGACAAGGGTGCGATCCTGCAGGACAAGAACATGCTGGCTGACGAGAAGGACAAACTGCTGCAGGAGATGGAGAAGAGAGACAAGGAGCTGAAACGGCAGCAGGAGGCCAG AAACTCGTTGGGGAGCAAGATCAAGGCCATGGAGAGCAAGCTGCTGTGTGGCGGGAAGAACATCGTGGACCACACCAACGAGCAGCAGCGCGCCCTGGAGATGCGGCGGCAGGAGATCGCGGAGCAGAAGCGGAAGGAGCGGGAGATGCAGCAGAAGATCGAGGAGCAGGAGGAGACCACCATCGAGATGAAGGGGACCTACACCTCCTTACAGCAGGAGGTCGACATCAAGACTAAGAAACTTAAAAAG CTGTTTGCCAAGCTGCAGGCAGTGAAGTCTGAGATCCAGGACCTGCAGGAGGCTCATATCAATGACAGGCAAGAACTGGAGCAGACTCAGATGGAGCTAACCAGGGAACTCAAACTCAA GGTCCTGATCATAGAGAACTTCATCCCTCctgaggagaagaagaagattatGGAACGATCCTACTTTGAGGAAGAAGAGGACACGTGGAAGTTGAAGCCCTGTTCAAAGGCTGA TACCTCCAGCATGGCCCACAGACCTGTGTCTGCGATTGGTGGACGCAGACCTGAGACAGAGTACGCCAGGATGGCAGCTGTGATGAATGGAAACCCTCGCTTCAAG GGAGAGAATATCCTGTTTGTGGAGCTGGACATGCCGACCCGCACCACGCGGGACTACGAGGGTCCGGTGGTGGCGCCCACGGTCCAGGCCGCACTAGACAAGGCCCTGGAGGAGGAGGATAATCTGGAGGTGGACGCCAGCACCGACCTCTTCGCTCCTGGGAAGAGGAGGGACAAGATAAAGGGCAGCAAGTCTTCACG GCCCAAAACTGGTAAGAGAACATCTGCTGGCGGGAGAGGAACTGAATCACAGCAGTTTCCAGAGGCTCGTGGGCTTGTCAGAAAGTGA
- the LOC136428740 gene encoding ras-related protein Rab-10-like, which yields MAKKTYDLLFKLLLIGDSGVGKTCILFRFSDDAFNTTFISTIGIDFKIKTVELHGKKIKLQIWDTAGQERFHTITTSYYRGAMGIMLVYDITNPKSFDNISKWLRNIDEHANEDVERMLIGNKCDMDDKRIVGTDRGENIAKEHGIRFYETSAKANINIEKAFMTLAEDILRKTPSKDSGPEAGSVAVGRDQSSGFKPRCCNT from the exons atggcGAAGAAGACGTACGACTTGCTCTTCAAACTATTGCTGATCGGTGACTCTGGTGTGGGCAAGACGTGTATCCTCTTCAGATTCTCAGACGACGCATTCAACACGACCTTCATATCAACAATAG GTATTGATTTCAAAATCAAGACGGTTGAATTACATGGGAAGAAAATCAAGCTTCAAATATG GGATACCGCTGGCCAGGAGCGGTTCCACACCATCACGACGTCGTACTACCGCGGCGCCATGGGCATCATGCTGGTCTACGACATCACCAACCCCAAGTCATTTGACAACATTTCCAAATGGCTCAGAAACATTGATGAG catgcaaatgaagacgTAGAGAGGATGTTAATAGGGAACAAGTGTGACATGGACGACAAGAGAATTGTGGGTACGGACAGGGGCGAGAAC ATTGCGAAAGAGCACGGGATTCGGTTCTATGAGACAAGTGCCAAGGCAAATATCAACATCGAGAAGGCCTTCATGACTCTGGCAGAGGACATACTTAGAAAG ACACCAAGCAAAGACTCCGGCCCGGAGGCTGGTTCAGTTGCTGTGGGCAGGGACCAGTCGTCAGGGTTCAAACCCAGGTGCTGCAATACATGA